One stretch of Acropora muricata isolate sample 2 chromosome 12, ASM3666990v1, whole genome shotgun sequence DNA includes these proteins:
- the LOC136891867 gene encoding chromobox protein homolog 1-like: MGKKKSSKGGLGLIEETPVSATVEQENGATEEEEEYEVEKVVDKRIHKGKVEYLLKWKGYTSEDNTWETEDSLDCEELLQEYESRLEKQSIEIKKEKKEKRKGHGDKSESKTKKRKVSEPPSKEAEFDQKDVKEEKDEGEPNHDDDIDPLAEGWEAAEILGATDVEGQVHFLIRWKGSKRADLIPSPTANVKWPQIVIKFYEDRVTWTQNNENGES, translated from the exons atgggaAAGAAAAAGTCTTCAAAAGGTGGTTTGGGTTTAATAGAGGAGACACCTGTTTCTGCAACAGTGGAACAAGAGAATGGTGCCACGGAGGAAGAAGAGGAATATGAAGTTGAAAAAGTCGTGGACAAGCGAATTCATAAGGGCAAAGTTGAATACTTGTTGAAATGGAAAGGTTATACGTCCGAAGATAACACTTGGGAAACTGAAGATAGCCTCGACTGCGAAGAATTGCTTCAAGAATACGAATCACGGTTGGAGAAGCAATCGATAGAAattaaaaaggagaaaaaagagaagCGAAAAGGACACGG GGATAAAAGCGAGAGTAAAACCAAAAAACGAAAAGTTTCGGAACCACCTAGCAAGGAAGCAGAATTTGATCAAAAAGATGTCAAGGAAGAAAAAGATGAGGGCGAGCCTAATCACGATGATGACATCGACCCTCTTGCGGAAGGATGGGAAGCAGCTGAAATTCTAGGTGCCACAGATGTCGAGGGCCAGGTTCATTTTCTCATTCGATG gAAAGGCTCAAAACGTGCAGACTTAATACCATCTCCCACGGCCAATGTGAAATGGCCTCAGATTGTCATCAAGTTTTACGAGGATAGGGTGACTTGGAcgcaaaacaatgaaaatggagAGAGCTAA
- the LOC136891854 gene encoding IQ calmodulin-binding motif-containing protein 1-like has protein sequence MEGGSQTEQLRQRALHLAAEVAETNDDNVPVLLLQLKEILDLGPPSSSLGRIIRNDLWQYDVIHVCNLALKQDFALIHGGWNTAAKLGIILCQSCAGLDLPEVKDFRESFLPDVVENVLTLAAKLLDFYMNTELESDKRQNFQHFRSTMNSLEWLFSFHVFLTCNVLQSKRFVQIVMAEDIEASLFVLMFLENIFKTNRQVMKQLAGNVLNGILDEVVFKISASDNATLARASIRLILTATDLHPSLVELLLSKRYRGLKAYLGKWKGRGFDNEVKRLIALLEAGSLAQAEEMRLARAATIIQALFRGSKERQSLRRAEWGITLLQRKFRQSRLDKCRIKAEEKERRDYKLAFEQKRINEFRSSMRKQLKMLETVPAREVNLFMAQNQELAASKIQAAYRGMVARRIFRERRHEVTRDRAAVAIQRQFRRYRQRMTDARKPYPVVPGLTDARRAELQNIIADRRQKYPMKHRTQSELEELHDKAFTLLATHMMANMKIRRSEQRREALLARLNVDTDQLLAPPKLHEVTPDVLDGFMSRSAPVIARAQQSHNEEMRQIKLPWWRKLWDEDEVEWTEKRTKAVDKEQLNF, from the exons ATGGAGGGAGGTAGTCAGACGGAACAACTTCGCCAGCGCGCTCTTCATCTCGCAGCCGAGGTGGCTGAAACGAATGATGATAATGTACCTGTTCTGCTATTGCAATTGAAAG AGATACTTGATCTTGGTCCTCCAAGCAGTAGTTTGGGAAGAATAATAAGGAATGACTTGTGGCAGTATGATGTTATTCACGTATGCAATTTGG CTTTGAAACAGGATTTTGCTTTGATCCATGGAGGATGGAATACCGCAGCCAAGCTTGGCATCATTTTATGTCAGAGCTGTGCAGGTCTTGATTTGCCAGAAGTGAAGGATTTCAGAGAGTCATTCCTTCCTGATGTTGTAGAAAATGTTTTGACATTGGCAGCAAAATTGCTTGATTTCTATATGAACACAGAACTG GAAAGTGACAAAAGGCAGAACTTTCAGCATTTCAGATCTACAATGAACTCCCTTGAGTGGCTTTTTAGCTTCCATGTTTTTCTCACTTGCAATG tGCTCCAATCAAAACGTTTTGTTCAGATTGTAATGGCAGAAGACATTGAAGCATCACTATTCGTTTTGATGTTTCTGGAAAACATATTTAAAACAAACAG ACAGGTAATGAAACAGCTGGCAGGGAATGTCTTGAATGGCATTTTGGACGAGGTTGTCTTCAAGATATCCGCTTCTGACAATGCAACACTTGCtag GGCTTCAATTCGCCTCATTTTGACAGCGACAGATCTCCACCCATCTCTTGTTGAACTTTTGCTGTCCAAGCGATACAG GGGGTTGAAAGCTTACCTCGGTAAATGGAAAGGAAGGGGCTTTGACAATGAAGTGAAACGACTCATTGCATTACTTGAGGCTGGTTCCTTGGCACAGGCAGAGGAAATG AGACTAGCCCGTGCTGCAACCATCATTCAGGCGTTATTTCGTGGCTCAAAAGAACGGCAAAGCCTCAGACGTGCAGAATGGGGAATCACGCTTCTTCAGCGCAAGTTTCGTCAAAGTCGTTTGGACAAATGCCGTATAAAGGCAGAGGAAAAGGAGAGGCGGGATTATAAACTCGCCTTTGAACAGAAGAGAATCAACGAGTTTAGATCGTCTATGCGAAAACAGTTAAAGATGCTAGAAACTGTGCCCGCCCGGGAAGTCAACCTGTTCATGGCGCAAAATCAAGAACTGGCGGCGAGTAAGATTCAAGCCGCTTATCGGGGAATGGTGGCACGCAGGATATTTCGTGAGCGCCGACATGAAGTGACAAGGGATAGGGCTGCTGTTGCAATCCAGCGACAG TTTCGCCGATATCGTCAGCGGATGACTGATGCTCGAAAGCCTTATCCTGTTGTTCCTGGCCTAACAGACGCCAGAAGAGCGGAACTTCAGAATATAATTGCTGACCGTCGTCAGAAGTACCCT ATGAAACACCGAACCCAGAGTGAATTGGAGGAACTACACGACAAG GCCTTTACTCTGCTTGCCACTCACATGATGGCCAACATGAAGATAAGAAGAAGCGAACAAAGGAGAGAAGCACTGCTGGCAAGACTGAACGTGGATACAGATCAGTTGCTTG CTCCACCAAAACTTCACGAAGTAACGCCCGACGTCCTCGACGGTTTTATGTCAAGATCTGCGCCCGTGATAGCTAGAGCACAGCAGTCTCACAACGAGGAAATGCGTCAAATCAAACTGCCGTGGTGGAGGAAATTATGGGATGAAGACGAAGTCGAATGGACTGAAAAAAGAACGAAAGCCGTGGACAAAGAGCAACTAAACTTTTGA